Proteins from a genomic interval of bacterium:
- a CDS encoding FAD-dependent oxidoreductase codes for MIEGRPEQWDRIADVIVVGSGGAALTAATLAHDGGAEVLVVEKADRFGGTTGISGGVMWIPQNHHMAAAGVDDSREDAIAYIRHLAKGRPYDPDLIETWVDAAPEALRYLEAHTPVEMQTVPNFPDYYFPYEVPGRRPGARSVEPVLFDAPGELGEWKDRLSSRVADPHLGGVTTLGEDMSGQALQMGDEIARREAADVRAKGAALIGRLFRGLLDRGVAALSSTPARELICEGGEVIGLRCQQDGRDVHFGARRGVVLACGGFEWNRELVRAFIGYDLMALSPPNNTGDGLQMAMEAGAALGNMNSYWGQPAMVDPEDTRDGVPIAQFESGRGEPGSLIVNGHGDRFANESLPYNDFPKAFGRFDPTAVGFPNEAPGWQVFDHGVKSRLTVVGVGPDDPAPEWMPKADGFGALARQMGVDPERFEATIARFNEHAAKGEDPDFDRHRAGIMAPGRVRPLDRPPYYAVQIHPATLGTNGGPRIDPDGRVRRASGGVVPGLYAAGNTAANTFAWAYPSGGGTIGNGVVFGYLAGRHAAAQPAKDLQTG; via the coding sequence ATGATCGAAGGCCGTCCCGAGCAATGGGACCGAATCGCGGACGTGATCGTCGTCGGGAGCGGCGGCGCTGCGCTCACCGCCGCGACGCTCGCCCATGACGGCGGCGCCGAGGTCCTCGTCGTCGAGAAGGCCGATCGGTTCGGCGGCACGACCGGCATCTCGGGCGGCGTCATGTGGATCCCGCAGAACCACCACATGGCCGCAGCCGGCGTCGACGACTCGCGCGAGGACGCGATCGCCTACATCCGCCATCTCGCGAAGGGACGACCCTACGACCCCGATCTGATCGAGACCTGGGTCGACGCCGCACCCGAGGCGCTCCGCTACCTCGAAGCCCACACGCCGGTCGAGATGCAGACCGTGCCGAATTTCCCCGACTACTACTTCCCCTACGAGGTACCGGGCCGACGGCCCGGGGCGCGTTCGGTCGAGCCGGTGCTCTTCGATGCTCCGGGCGAGCTCGGAGAATGGAAGGACCGGCTGAGCAGTCGGGTCGCCGACCCCCATCTCGGGGGCGTGACCACTCTCGGCGAGGACATGTCGGGCCAGGCGCTGCAGATGGGCGACGAGATCGCGCGACGCGAGGCGGCGGACGTACGAGCCAAGGGGGCCGCCCTGATCGGCCGGCTCTTCCGGGGGCTCCTCGATCGCGGCGTCGCGGCACTGTCGTCCACGCCGGCACGGGAGCTGATCTGCGAGGGCGGCGAGGTCATCGGCCTGCGTTGCCAGCAGGACGGGCGCGACGTCCACTTCGGGGCGCGGAGAGGCGTGGTCCTCGCCTGCGGCGGCTTCGAATGGAATCGCGAGCTCGTCCGCGCCTTCATCGGGTACGACTTGATGGCGCTCTCGCCGCCCAACAACACGGGGGACGGGCTCCAGATGGCGATGGAGGCGGGCGCCGCTCTCGGCAACATGAACTCGTACTGGGGGCAGCCGGCGATGGTCGACCCCGAGGACACGCGGGACGGGGTCCCGATCGCGCAGTTCGAGTCGGGCCGCGGCGAGCCCGGGAGTCTGATCGTGAACGGTCACGGCGACCGCTTCGCCAACGAGTCGCTCCCCTACAACGATTTCCCCAAGGCCTTCGGCCGCTTCGACCCGACCGCGGTCGGCTTCCCGAACGAGGCGCCCGGCTGGCAGGTCTTCGATCACGGCGTGAAGTCGCGCCTCACCGTCGTCGGCGTCGGCCCCGACGATCCCGCGCCGGAATGGATGCCGAAGGCGGACGGATTCGGCGCGCTCGCTCGCCAGATGGGCGTCGACCCGGAACGCTTCGAGGCGACGATCGCGCGCTTCAACGAGCATGCCGCGAAGGGCGAGGACCCGGACTTCGATCGCCACCGCGCCGGCATCATGGCGCCCGGCCGCGTCCGTCCCCTCGACCGCCCGCCCTACTACGCGGTCCAGATCCATCCCGCGACCCTCGGCACGAACGGCGGGCCCCGGATCGATCCCGACGGGCGCGTCCGCCGCGCGAGCGGGGGCGTCGTTCCGGGCCTCTATGCCGCCGGCAACACCGCCGCGAACACGTTCGCCTGGGCCTATCCGAGCGGGGGCGGCACGATCGGGAACGGCGTGGTGTTCGGCTATCTCGCGGGACGACACGCGGCCGCGCAGCCCGCGAAGGATCTCCAGACCGGCTGA